In Diorhabda sublineata isolate icDioSubl1.1 chromosome 2, icDioSubl1.1, whole genome shotgun sequence, the sequence TACTCCATACAGAACAGAGAAGATTGTAATTGAAATGTTAACTctggaatttattatttcaatacactttatggtTCGAAATATTAGTAAGATATAAATTAATGAATCGGTTTTGAGAATTTTTGTAAGTGGATTCACAAATTTCGAGAAACAGACTTTAATTAATGTACTGCAAAAGCctataaatttatagaaaatagcAGTTGTGGAATtccaatcatttaaaaaaaaggcttcacaaaaaaatgttgaagcTGTAGATGACATTAACACTAGATTTATGGCATTCTCTGAATATTACAACAATTTTGGATTCCATacgaaaagaataatttaaaatattttccaaatattaaattttttaagcaCTGTAATGATCTTAACAGCTTTACAAAGACTTTTAGTGCCTAATTTACCAAACTCCATTAAAGACGCCAGTCAGATGGAACTGGAAGTTTTCTATACTAATGTATACATTGCTATTATAATTATGTTGTCTATATTTGTAAGTACAGCTTAAATAGAAAGAAGTTtttctgatttaaaaattattaaaaactattaaaaaaacaatatgaagCAGGACCTATAGCAATACTCTTCATTGAAGCAGATTTACCAGTAAAAATCAATTACAAATCTTTAGCAGAAGACTTCGATAAAGCAAAAAGCTGAAGAACTTAAACTTGTAAAAAATCATATCActaaatttacaatttaaaaaaaattttcaatctatatgcttttaaaaattcttttcattcatttatatggagataaaaatgaatttattaagtAGATCTTGGAAACAGAAAAAAGGGAGACTTTGCCCACAACTATATTAGTCCAAGCTATACCTCTGAAGTGAGTTGtctgattttaaaaattctttaaatataaGTTAAATCAATCAAATGCTTACTTTAATAACATCTTGTTTCAACTCaggtttatcattttttgttattagcAGCAATCCTTGGTTCAAACAAGAATCGGGTTCTTCTAAATGACATCCTTTTTCGAAATAATCGTAAGCCAATTTGTAATCTGATGTTTTCGAACCTTTTCCTAATAAACTGTAAGTTCCatattttaaacaacttttacCATATTTATAATCATCGCAGTTCGTTCTATAAACTTTGCCAGCTTTTTCATAATCTTTTTTAATCGATTCTAAAAAATCGGCTAACAAATGACACActgaaataatagaattaattttcatgtaggtaatttgtttgaattttacCTTCTGGTTTTTTTTCGCTGTAACAACCAAACCTGTATTCTATGCCTAAATTGTTAATATATTCTTTTACTTCACTTtctgatttgaaattatatgCCATTTTTGGATACGGAAAGTTTAGTtgacatttattattaaataaggcaaatatttcactaatttaTCTTTATGACATAACCTCACATTAATTTCAATAGATCAACAGTAGATTATGCAATGACTTTTATAGAACCACAAAGAATACATTCTAACGAAATATGTGTAATATTAGTAAAATAAGCTACATCATTTccgataattaaaatatatatttttgaattttgattagttAAAACTATAGCTTTGCATATATTAACTAATTCAACACTGTTAGTTCTGTGGTCCTGCATAAATTTTAGTTCTTTTTCTATGTATTGTCATTATATGTAGGCGAGATGCATTATATCAAAAAAGAAGATATTTAGGTTATCTTCCAAAATTTATCGGGGTTTCAAGAAATAGTATGTTCGAAACTTGAGATGGTTCCaactactaaaaataaaaaagctcAAAGCAAATCCCAAAAATCGGGAACCATCATGTtacaacttcaaaaatatgtacaaaaagattatctattaaaaattgttttggatCCACATTACCTATGGCCAGTctgtttaattttgttaatttttgaaacaatactgaatatatttattatccaaTGTGTGCAATACACGGAGATAGATTGGATTGCTTATATGCAAGAAGTTGAAggatttttaaatggaacattGGACTATAAAGATTTGaaaggtatatttttttatttaagtattGAATGAAAAGGTCCTTGAATTcatttcaagaaaatttctAAATCAAACATGTCAATGGAAACAACTTTTCACGCTATATGAATTTGAAAGTGctacttttatatataaaaaacatcaaaaaataaatatcattttgcCTTTTTTGTAGTCTTAAGAACAATTCAGTATATATTATGAGGTATTTTGAATGTATTCTACACCACAAAAGCTTCCTGCACATTATGTAACCTTTTTGGGTTTATTTGTTGGAATTTCCTTACTTTACAGGTCTAACAgcaatttaatttattagatTTCTCTAGTAAAAATCTAGGTGATCAGATGCAATAAgcagaaatatttcatttaaaatttgttgcagaaattttgataaaacttgcTGTTTAAATTTTCCTAAGAAAGTATGGTCAACAATTTTTTGGTCtttgaatatttaattctgcattaaattttcaaacagtTTTATGATTACTATTTTTGTCTCAATCAAAACATCATATGAATCACAGACTTTAGGTATGGAAAATGACAAATCAATTTCCTTCATTCCCAAATGCTTTATACGCACATTTTGAGCTTCTAATTATTAGGAGAAAAAAGTGTATGAAAGATGGAGGTAAGTAATGAATAGTAAATATAAGCAGAAA encodes:
- the LOC130452979 gene encoding cytochrome c oxidase assembly factor 7 homolog; this encodes MAYNFKSESEVKEYINNLGIEYRFGCYSEKKPEVCHLLADFLESIKKDYEKAGKVYRTNCDDYKYGKSCLKYGTYSLLGKGSKTSDYKLAYDYFEKGCHLEEPDSCLNQGLLLITKNDKPELKQDVIKGMQLLEKACQHQNGNACYYLSGMYIVGVKKDNLPGSLFQKDYNPEEYLVQKNMKRAFEFALKGCDMGNMYSCANLSQMYAKGDGVEKNEKLAEKYKTKAMEMQKDAQSNKTLTFQEGLNPT